A window of the Canis lupus baileyi chromosome 8, mCanLup2.hap1, whole genome shotgun sequence genome harbors these coding sequences:
- the SEPTIN1 gene encoding septin-1 isoform X2 translates to MQQDKEYVGFAALPNQLHRKSVKKGFDFTLMVAGESGLGKSTLINSLFLTNLYEDRQLPEASARLTRTLTIERRGVEIEEGGIKVKLTVVDTPGFGDSVDCSDWLRPLDVAFLRAVHEKVNIIPVIGKADALMPKETQALKQKIRDQLKEEEINIYQFPDCDSDEDEDFKRQDAEMKESIPFAVVGSCEVVRDGGTRPVRGRRYSWGTVEVENPHHCDFLNLRRMLVQTHLQDLKEVTHDLLYEGYRASCLQSLARPGARDRTSRSKLSRQSATEIPLPMLPLAETEKLIREKDEELRRMQEMLEKMQAQMQQSQTQGEQSDTL, encoded by the exons ATG CAACAGGACAAGGAGTATGTGGGTTTCGCCGCCCTCCCCAATCAGCTGCACCGCAAGTCCGTCAAGAAGGGCTTCGACTTCACACTCATGGTGGCAG GGGAGTCAGGCTTGGGAAAATCCACCCTCATCAACAGCCTGTTTCTCACCAATCTCTATGAGGACCGGCAACTGCCAGAGGCCAGCG CTCGCTTGACACGAACACTGACCATTGAGCGCCGGGGTGTGGAGATCGAGGAGGGGGGTATTAAGGTGAAGCTGACAGTGGTGGATACACCTGGCTTTGGGGACTCCGTGGATTGTTCAGACTG GCTCCGGCCCCTAGATGTGGCCTTCCTCCGGGCAGTACATGAAAAGGTCAACATCATCCCAGTCATTGGCAAAGCAGATGCCCTGATGCCTAAGGAGACCCAGGCTCTCAAGCAGAAG ATCAGGGACCAGTTGAAAGAGGAAGAGATCAACATCTACCAGTTCCCCGATTGTGACTCTGATGAGGATGAGGACTTCAAGAGGCAGGATGCAGAGATGAAG GAAAGCATCCCTTTTGCAGTTGTTGGTTCCTGCGAGGTAGTGAGGGACGGTGGGACCCGGCCTGTGAGGGGACGCCGCTACTCCTGGGGTACCGTGGAGG TCGAGAACCCACATCACTGCGACTTCCTGAACCTGCGACGGATGCTGGTGCAGACACACCTGCAGGACCTGAAGGAAGTGACCCACGATCTTCTCTACGAGGGCTACCGGGCCAGCTGCCTACAGAGCCTAGCCCGGCCTGGGGCTCGCGATCGAACCAGCCGTAG TAAGCTCTCCCGCCAGAGCGCCACAGAGATCCCGTTGCCCATGCTGCCTCTGGCCGAGACAGAGAAATTGATCCGTGAGAAAGATGAAGAG CTGCGCCGCATGCAAGAGATGCTGGAGAAGATGCAGGCCCAGATGCAGCAAAGCCAGACTCAGGGAGAGCAATCGGACACTCTCTGA
- the SEPTIN1 gene encoding septin-1 isoform X1: protein MQQDKEYVGFAALPNQLHRKSVKKGFDFTLMVAGESGLGKSTLINSLFLTNLYEDRQLPEASARLTRTLTIERRGVEIEEGGIKVKLTVVDTPGFGDSVDCSDCWLPVVRFIEEQFEQYLRDESGLNRKNIQDSRVHCCLYFISPFGRGLRPLDVAFLRAVHEKVNIIPVIGKADALMPKETQALKQKIRDQLKEEEINIYQFPDCDSDEDEDFKRQDAEMKESIPFAVVGSCEVVRDGGTRPVRGRRYSWGTVEVENPHHCDFLNLRRMLVQTHLQDLKEVTHDLLYEGYRASCLQSLARPGARDRTSRSKLSRQSATEIPLPMLPLAETEKLIREKDEELRRMQEMLEKMQAQMQQSQTQGEQSDTL, encoded by the exons ATG CAACAGGACAAGGAGTATGTGGGTTTCGCCGCCCTCCCCAATCAGCTGCACCGCAAGTCCGTCAAGAAGGGCTTCGACTTCACACTCATGGTGGCAG GGGAGTCAGGCTTGGGAAAATCCACCCTCATCAACAGCCTGTTTCTCACCAATCTCTATGAGGACCGGCAACTGCCAGAGGCCAGCG CTCGCTTGACACGAACACTGACCATTGAGCGCCGGGGTGTGGAGATCGAGGAGGGGGGTATTAAGGTGAAGCTGACAGTGGTGGATACACCTGGCTTTGGGGACTCCGTGGATTGTTCAGACTG CTGGCTGCCTGTGGTGCGCTTCATTGAGGAGCAATTTGAGCAGTATCTTAGGGATGAGAGTGGCCTGAACCGGAAGAACATTCAGGATTCCCGTGTCCACTGCTGCCTCTACTTCATCTCACCCTTTGGCCGAGG GCTCCGGCCCCTAGATGTGGCCTTCCTCCGGGCAGTACATGAAAAGGTCAACATCATCCCAGTCATTGGCAAAGCAGATGCCCTGATGCCTAAGGAGACCCAGGCTCTCAAGCAGAAG ATCAGGGACCAGTTGAAAGAGGAAGAGATCAACATCTACCAGTTCCCCGATTGTGACTCTGATGAGGATGAGGACTTCAAGAGGCAGGATGCAGAGATGAAG GAAAGCATCCCTTTTGCAGTTGTTGGTTCCTGCGAGGTAGTGAGGGACGGTGGGACCCGGCCTGTGAGGGGACGCCGCTACTCCTGGGGTACCGTGGAGG TCGAGAACCCACATCACTGCGACTTCCTGAACCTGCGACGGATGCTGGTGCAGACACACCTGCAGGACCTGAAGGAAGTGACCCACGATCTTCTCTACGAGGGCTACCGGGCCAGCTGCCTACAGAGCCTAGCCCGGCCTGGGGCTCGCGATCGAACCAGCCGTAG TAAGCTCTCCCGCCAGAGCGCCACAGAGATCCCGTTGCCCATGCTGCCTCTGGCCGAGACAGAGAAATTGATCCGTGAGAAAGATGAAGAG CTGCGCCGCATGCAAGAGATGCTGGAGAAGATGCAGGCCCAGATGCAGCAAAGCCAGACTCAGGGAGAGCAATCGGACACTCTCTGA